Proteins from a single region of Stappia sp. ES.058:
- a CDS encoding DUF2155 domain-containing protein, translated as MLKLAGRTAGRGPLLGAAALVLALSAPASAEKIENPVAVFSGLDKITGRIIAFDVYIGETVQFGALQVTPRQCNTRPQTETPQTTAFVEVDEITLENEVRRIFTGWMFAASPGLHAVEHAVYDVWLTDCKQASTVAPPANYSGPPISEQAAAGEDPLAGTTPKLGPNEVVPRLKPEP; from the coding sequence ATGTTGAAACTTGCAGGACGAACCGCCGGTCGTGGCCCCCTTCTGGGGGCCGCTGCCTTGGTTCTTGCGCTGAGTGCACCGGCGTCGGCGGAAAAGATCGAAAACCCCGTCGCCGTCTTCTCCGGCCTCGACAAGATCACCGGACGGATCATCGCCTTTGATGTCTACATCGGAGAAACGGTGCAGTTCGGCGCGCTGCAGGTGACGCCGCGCCAGTGCAACACCCGTCCTCAGACGGAAACACCTCAGACCACAGCCTTCGTCGAGGTGGATGAAATCACGCTCGAAAACGAGGTGCGCCGTATTTTCACCGGCTGGATGTTTGCCGCAAGCCCGGGTCTGCATGCGGTTGAGCACGCCGTTTATGACGTGTGGCTCACCGATTGCAAGCAGGCGTCGACGGTGGCCCCGCCGGCCAACTACAGCGGCCCGCCGATCTCCGAACAGGCGGCTGCGGGCGAGGATCCGCTGGCCGGGACAACGCCGAAGCTGGGACCGAACGAGGTGGTCCCGCGGCTCAAGCCTGAGCCGTAA
- a CDS encoding valine--tRNA ligase: MLDKSYDAASVEPRIAGIWEKAEAFKAGAGADPGAASYSIVIPPPNVTGSLHMGHALNNTLQDILVRFERMRGRDVLWQPGMDHAGIATQMVVERQLAERNEPDRRAMGRDNFVERIWDWKAESGGMILNQLKRLGASCDWSRERFTMDEGLSKAVLEVFVGLYREGLIYKDKRLVNWDPRFLTAISDLEVEQREIQGNLWHFRYPLEAGESFQAPIAWDEDGKPTEFETRSYITVATTRPETMLGDTAVAVNPEDPRYRDLIGKHVILPLVGRRIPIVADDYADPDAGSGAVKITPAHDFNDFEVGRRHDLPMISVLDREARVRLRDNPEFLEGVAETAELAATMDAFEGGDRFDVRKRLVEAMDEKGLLDRIEPHAHMVPHGDRGGVPIEPLLTDQWYVDAKTLSKPAIASVREGRTEFVPRNWEKTYFEWMENIQPWCISRQLWWGHRIPAWYGPDGKIFVERHETEAVAAAEAHYGKGCEVIGQEDALARWESEGADVQPIALYRDEDVLDTWFSSALWPFSTLGWPDKTPELANYYPTSVLVTGFDIIFFWVARMMMFGDHYMTTEPFSTVYIHALVRDEKGQKMSKSKGNVIDPLALIDEFGADALRFTLAAMAAQGRDIKLATSRVGGYRNFVTKLWNAARFVEMNGGTRPEGFDPAAAKEIVNRWIVTETGRCIAEVTEALEGFRFNEAAGGAYRFVWNTYCDWYLEFAKPIFAEGSEAARAETRATAAWVLDEILKILHPFMPFMTEELWARTVEADGAGKPRPRLLAHTRWPSSLGGDLDAAAEINWLVDLISSVRSVRAEMNVPAGAKIPLVVTGANEDTLRRLETHEALILRLARAETVSLAETAPRGAVQIVSREAMVCLPLADVIDIEAEAARLAKEAAKLDGEIARIDKKLGNEGFLAKAPEAIVVAEKEKRDELLERKTRIGEAQARIAELTAA; encoded by the coding sequence ATGCTCGACAAGTCATACGATGCCGCAAGTGTCGAACCCCGTATCGCGGGGATTTGGGAAAAGGCCGAAGCGTTCAAGGCCGGCGCGGGGGCAGATCCCGGTGCGGCGTCCTACTCCATCGTGATCCCGCCGCCGAATGTAACCGGTTCGCTGCATATGGGACATGCCCTCAACAACACGTTGCAGGACATTCTCGTGCGTTTCGAGCGCATGCGCGGGCGCGACGTCTTGTGGCAGCCGGGCATGGACCACGCGGGCATTGCGACGCAGATGGTGGTCGAGCGACAGCTTGCCGAGCGCAACGAGCCGGACAGGCGCGCCATGGGCCGCGACAATTTTGTCGAGCGGATCTGGGACTGGAAGGCCGAATCGGGCGGCATGATCCTGAACCAGCTCAAGCGGCTGGGGGCGTCCTGCGACTGGTCGCGCGAGCGCTTCACGATGGACGAGGGCCTGTCGAAGGCCGTTTTGGAGGTGTTCGTCGGTCTGTATCGCGAGGGGCTGATCTACAAGGACAAGCGCCTTGTGAACTGGGACCCGCGGTTCCTGACAGCGATTTCCGACCTTGAGGTCGAGCAGCGCGAGATCCAGGGCAATCTCTGGCACTTTCGCTACCCGCTGGAGGCGGGCGAAAGCTTCCAGGCGCCGATTGCATGGGACGAGGACGGCAAGCCGACCGAATTCGAGACGCGCAGCTACATTACCGTCGCGACGACCCGGCCCGAAACCATGCTCGGCGACACCGCCGTTGCCGTGAACCCGGAGGATCCGCGGTATCGCGACCTGATCGGCAAGCATGTCATCCTGCCGCTGGTCGGTCGCCGCATTCCCATCGTCGCCGACGACTATGCCGATCCGGATGCGGGGTCCGGCGCGGTGAAGATCACGCCGGCGCATGATTTCAACGACTTTGAGGTCGGTCGACGGCATGATCTGCCGATGATTTCGGTTCTCGACCGTGAGGCCCGGGTGAGGTTGCGCGACAATCCGGAGTTTCTGGAGGGCGTTGCCGAGACCGCAGAGCTCGCCGCGACGATGGACGCCTTCGAGGGCGGCGACCGGTTCGACGTGCGCAAGCGCCTGGTCGAGGCGATGGACGAGAAGGGCCTGCTGGACCGGATCGAGCCGCATGCGCATATGGTGCCGCATGGCGATCGCGGCGGCGTTCCGATCGAACCGCTTTTGACCGACCAGTGGTATGTCGATGCCAAGACGCTGTCGAAGCCGGCGATCGCCAGCGTGCGTGAGGGGCGGACCGAGTTCGTGCCGCGCAACTGGGAAAAGACCTATTTCGAGTGGATGGAGAACATCCAGCCGTGGTGCATTTCGCGTCAGCTGTGGTGGGGCCATCGCATTCCCGCCTGGTACGGACCGGACGGCAAGATCTTTGTCGAGCGCCACGAAACGGAAGCCGTCGCGGCCGCCGAAGCGCATTACGGCAAGGGCTGCGAGGTGATCGGCCAGGAAGACGCGCTTGCGCGTTGGGAATCCGAGGGCGCCGATGTGCAACCAATCGCGCTCTACCGCGACGAGGACGTTCTCGACACGTGGTTTTCATCGGCACTGTGGCCGTTCTCGACACTCGGCTGGCCCGACAAGACGCCGGAGCTTGCCAACTACTATCCCACGAGCGTTCTGGTCACCGGCTTCGACATCATCTTCTTCTGGGTCGCCCGGATGATGATGTTCGGCGATCACTACATGACGACAGAACCCTTCAGCACGGTCTACATCCACGCCCTGGTCCGCGACGAGAAGGGCCAGAAGATGTCGAAGTCGAAGGGCAATGTGATCGATCCGCTGGCGTTGATCGACGAATTCGGCGCGGATGCGCTGCGTTTCACGCTGGCGGCCATGGCCGCCCAGGGGCGTGACATCAAGCTGGCGACGAGCCGGGTCGGCGGTTATCGCAATTTCGTCACGAAACTCTGGAATGCAGCCCGCTTCGTGGAGATGAACGGCGGGACGCGGCCGGAAGGGTTCGATCCGGCGGCTGCCAAGGAGATCGTCAACCGCTGGATTGTCACCGAGACGGGGCGCTGCATCGCCGAGGTTACCGAGGCATTGGAGGGCTTCCGCTTCAACGAGGCGGCGGGCGGGGCCTATCGCTTCGTCTGGAACACCTATTGCGACTGGTATCTGGAGTTCGCCAAGCCGATCTTCGCCGAAGGCTCAGAGGCCGCGAGAGCGGAGACACGCGCCACCGCGGCCTGGGTGCTCGACGAGATCCTCAAGATCCTGCATCCGTTCATGCCGTTCATGACGGAGGAGCTTTGGGCACGCACGGTCGAAGCGGACGGTGCCGGCAAGCCCCGTCCGCGCCTTCTGGCGCATACCCGTTGGCCGAGTTCGCTCGGCGGCGACCTCGATGCGGCGGCCGAGATCAACTGGCTCGTCGACCTGATTTCGTCCGTTCGCTCGGTGCGCGCGGAGATGAATGTGCCGGCCGGCGCCAAGATCCCGCTGGTGGTCACCGGCGCAAACGAGGACACCCTGCGTCGGCTGGAAACGCATGAGGCGCTGATCCTGAGGCTGGCACGGGCGGAGACCGTTTCGCTTGCGGAGACCGCGCCGCGCGGTGCTGTCCAGATCGTCAGCCGCGAGGCGATGGTCTGCCTGCCGCTGGCAGACGTGATCGACATCGAGGCGGAAGCCGCGCGTCTTGCCAAGGAAGCTGCGAAGCTGGACGGCGAGATCGCGCGCATCGACAAGAAGCTTGGCAACGAAGGGTTCCTTGCCAAGGCCCCCGAAGCGATCGTCGTGGCCGAAAAGGAAAAGCGCGACGAACTGCTTGAGCGCAAGACGCGGATTGGCGAGGCGCAGGCGCGGATCGCGGAGTTGACGGCTGCGTGA
- a CDS encoding PopZ family protein has product MEEILASIRRIISDEETPAAGAGAGESVSEPEAVAEEDGSSEMSQDDLDKLFDSAGDDEVELPEPEPEPEPEPEPEPEVVAEADDVLELTEDLAVTDADDAFDMVEGLATAEEDIGDIAFMEEEQVAKPQPEPAASSASERFTEELLSPTANQAVNTAFNNLAGTILSNNARTLEDLVKEMLRPMLKTWLDENLPPMVERLVRQEIERVSRGR; this is encoded by the coding sequence ATGGAGGAGATTCTGGCATCTATTCGCCGGATCATCTCCGATGAGGAAACGCCAGCGGCCGGGGCCGGGGCCGGTGAGAGCGTCTCCGAACCGGAAGCTGTCGCGGAGGAGGATGGCTCTTCGGAGATGTCCCAGGACGACCTCGACAAGCTGTTTGATTCCGCCGGCGATGACGAAGTCGAGCTTCCCGAGCCCGAGCCCGAGCCCGAACCCGAGCCCGAGCCCGAACCAGAAGTCGTGGCTGAGGCGGATGACGTTCTTGAACTGACCGAGGATCTTGCCGTGACGGATGCAGACGATGCATTCGACATGGTTGAAGGACTTGCGACCGCCGAAGAGGACATCGGCGATATCGCGTTCATGGAAGAAGAGCAGGTTGCGAAGCCTCAGCCGGAGCCTGCTGCGTCGAGCGCGAGCGAGCGGTTTACCGAGGAGCTCTTGTCACCGACCGCAAATCAGGCCGTAAATACGGCGTTCAACAATCTTGCGGGTACGATTCTCTCCAACAACGCCAGAACCCTTGAGGATCTGGTCAAGGAGATGTTGCGCCCGATGCTCAAGACCTGGCTCGACGAGAATCTTCCCCCGATGGTCGAACGGCTCGTACGCCAGGAAATCGAGCGGGTATCCCGCGGTCGGTAG
- a CDS encoding TolC family outer membrane protein produces the protein MKRSGNWLGAAALLVLSGAVPGIGHAQSIDEALAQTYANNPTINAARATLRSVDERVPQALSGWRPQIFGRFDVGGQYSDAVPGRASYRNTATAGLSITQNIFRGFRTVNSTRQAEAVVRSERESLRATEQTILRQAATAYMDVISNTAIVSLRRSSLEFLSEQVRAANDRFEVGEGTRTDVSQARARFSESQSDLNLAMANVNTSRAIYRQLVGEDPKRLSARTSIYGRLPKGLDAALGAGAANHPSILSAQHLVDAAVFAVKTTEGELLPTVTLEGNVQRQWSPPTSSRVDTIDSASIFGRVSIPLYQGGSVSSRVRQAKEDLGQTRIQLDVARDQIRASIVSAWGQYQAAVASIAAAQDAVSANQLALEGVIEEQRVGQRTTLDVLNAQFELVNSRVSLVTAQRNRTVAAYALLASAGALTADRLGLAVARYDEKAHYKKVRNSWFGLKTPDGR, from the coding sequence GTGAAACGCAGTGGTAACTGGCTTGGTGCGGCCGCTCTTCTCGTGCTTTCGGGAGCGGTACCTGGCATTGGCCATGCCCAGTCAATTGACGAGGCCCTGGCCCAGACCTACGCCAACAATCCGACCATCAACGCGGCGCGTGCAACCTTGCGCTCGGTCGATGAACGGGTGCCGCAGGCGCTTTCGGGGTGGCGGCCGCAGATTTTCGGTCGTTTCGATGTTGGCGGCCAATATTCGGACGCCGTTCCAGGACGCGCCAGCTATCGCAACACGGCGACAGCCGGGCTGTCCATCACACAGAACATCTTTCGCGGGTTCCGAACCGTCAACTCAACGCGTCAGGCCGAGGCCGTCGTCCGATCCGAGCGCGAGAGTTTGCGCGCAACCGAGCAGACAATTCTCCGGCAGGCGGCAACCGCCTACATGGATGTTATCTCCAACACCGCAATCGTCTCGTTGCGCCGCAGCAGTCTCGAATTCCTGTCCGAGCAGGTTCGGGCTGCCAATGATCGCTTCGAGGTGGGTGAGGGCACGCGCACCGACGTGTCTCAGGCACGCGCAAGGTTTTCCGAATCGCAGTCCGACCTCAATCTGGCAATGGCGAATGTGAACACCAGCCGTGCGATCTACCGTCAGCTGGTCGGGGAAGATCCCAAGCGTCTGTCGGCGCGCACCTCGATCTATGGGCGATTGCCAAAGGGGTTGGATGCGGCGTTGGGTGCCGGAGCCGCCAATCATCCCTCGATCCTGTCCGCACAGCATCTTGTGGATGCCGCCGTGTTCGCCGTGAAGACCACGGAAGGGGAATTGCTGCCGACCGTGACGCTGGAAGGCAATGTCCAGCGTCAGTGGAGTCCGCCGACATCGTCGAGAGTGGATACGATCGATTCCGCGAGCATTTTCGGACGGGTGTCGATTCCTCTCTATCAGGGCGGCTCGGTGTCCTCGCGTGTGCGTCAGGCGAAGGAAGATCTCGGACAGACCCGCATCCAGCTTGACGTCGCCCGCGATCAGATCCGCGCATCGATCGTGTCTGCATGGGGACAATACCAGGCGGCCGTGGCGTCGATCGCGGCGGCCCAGGATGCGGTGTCCGCCAATCAGCTGGCGCTCGAGGGTGTCATCGAAGAGCAGCGGGTGGGGCAGCGCACAACCCTTGATGTGCTGAACGCGCAGTTCGAGCTCGTCAACAGCCGGGTCAGTCTCGTGACCGCCCAGCGGAACCGCACCGTTGCCGCCTATGCGCTGCTGGCTTCTGCCGGTGCGTTGACCGCCGACCGGCTCGGACTTGCGGTCGCGCGCTACGATGAAAAGGCGCATTACAAGAAGGTTCGCAACAGCTGGTTCGGGCTAAAGACGCCGGACGGTCGGTGA
- a CDS encoding protein-L-isoaspartate O-methyltransferase produces the protein MGDFERARIHMVDNQLRTNDVTDHGILDAMGKVPRERFVPASKRCIAYSDSDIPLSVGDTQRYLMKPHVFAKLVQLAGVGEDDVVLCVGCASGYSVAVLAELAGSVVGLEEASDATTAASGLLVDLGIENAAIVDGDLVTGAASEGPYDVIVIDGAIEELPDALTAQMKDGGRLVAVEGQGGAGAARLYVRSGDAVSGRFAFNASAQVLPGYQAANEFVF, from the coding sequence ATGGGCGACTTCGAACGGGCTCGCATCCATATGGTCGACAATCAGTTGCGGACCAACGATGTTACGGACCATGGAATCCTCGATGCCATGGGGAAGGTTCCGCGTGAACGTTTCGTGCCAGCGTCCAAACGCTGCATCGCCTACAGCGACAGCGACATCCCGTTGTCCGTGGGAGACACGCAGCGGTATTTGATGAAGCCGCATGTCTTTGCAAAGCTCGTTCAACTGGCCGGTGTCGGAGAGGACGATGTCGTTTTGTGCGTCGGCTGCGCGTCGGGCTACAGCGTCGCGGTTCTTGCGGAACTCGCGGGTTCGGTCGTCGGGCTCGAGGAAGCCTCGGATGCAACAACTGCCGCATCCGGTCTGCTCGTCGATCTTGGGATCGAGAATGCGGCTATCGTTGACGGTGATCTGGTCACCGGAGCGGCGTCTGAAGGTCCTTATGATGTCATCGTGATCGACGGCGCGATTGAAGAGCTTCCGGATGCTTTGACCGCCCAGATGAAGGACGGCGGTCGTCTCGTCGCGGTCGAGGGTCAGGGCGGTGCCGGTGCCGCGCGTCTTTACGTCCGCTCCGGAGATGCGGTGTCGGGGCGCTTTGCGTTCAATGCGTCCGCTCAGGTCCTTCCGGGCTATCAGGCTGCGAACGAATTCGTTTTCTGA
- a CDS encoding NIPSNAP family protein codes for MLLDVRTYRCRPGTLAAHLALYEKHGKTPQTRHLGQPVAFLLTETGDPNEYIHIWAYENAGDRETRRAAMWGDPEWLEYLRLSGELGALESQSNKLMKPARFYDAPSRP; via the coding sequence ATGCTTCTCGATGTTCGCACTTATAGATGCCGCCCCGGAACACTGGCGGCACATCTGGCGCTTTATGAAAAGCACGGCAAAACACCACAGACGCGTCATCTCGGGCAACCGGTTGCATTTCTCCTGACCGAGACCGGTGACCCCAACGAATACATCCATATCTGGGCCTATGAAAACGCGGGCGACCGCGAGACCCGGCGCGCGGCAATGTGGGGCGATCCGGAGTGGCTTGAGTATCTGCGTCTCAGCGGGGAACTCGGCGCGCTGGAAAGCCAATCGAACAAGCTGATGAAACCGGCCCGTTTCTACGACGCCCCTTCGCGCCCGTAG
- a CDS encoding DUF1467 family protein gives MSLVSSLAIYFIIWWIILFAILPIGVVTQEESGDVTPGTEASAPRRPQLLKKALLTTAIAAVVFAGFYWLKVHSGLTLDDLPFKPPSG, from the coding sequence GTGTCACTTGTCTCCTCCCTTGCCATCTATTTCATCATCTGGTGGATCATTCTCTTCGCCATTCTCCCGATCGGCGTGGTCACGCAGGAGGAAAGCGGCGACGTGACGCCCGGGACGGAAGCAAGCGCTCCGCGCCGGCCCCAATTGCTCAAGAAAGCGCTGCTGACAACGGCCATAGCCGCGGTCGTCTTTGCCGGCTTCTACTGGTTGAAGGTCCATTCCGGACTGACGCTGGACGATCTCCCGTTCAAACCGCCAAGCGGTTGA
- the mce gene encoding methylmalonyl-CoA epimerase, whose translation MIGRLNHVAIAVPELGPAVAMYRDTLGARVSQPQAEPDHGVTVVFIELPNTKIELLEPLGEGSPITAFLERSPSGGIHHVCYEVEDIIAARDRLKKSGARVLGTGEPKIGAHGKPVLFLHPKDFNGTLVELEQV comes from the coding sequence ATGATCGGACGGTTGAACCATGTGGCGATTGCAGTGCCGGAACTCGGCCCCGCGGTCGCGATGTATCGCGATACGTTGGGGGCCAGGGTTTCGCAGCCCCAGGCTGAACCCGATCATGGGGTTACCGTGGTTTTCATCGAGCTGCCCAACACGAAGATCGAGTTGCTTGAGCCGCTTGGCGAGGGCTCGCCGATCACCGCGTTTCTGGAGCGCAGCCCGTCTGGCGGGATCCATCATGTCTGCTATGAGGTGGAGGACATCATCGCGGCGCGCGACCGTTTGAAGAAGAGCGGCGCGAGGGTGTTGGGCACCGGAGAGCCGAAAATCGGCGCTCATGGAAAGCCGGTGCTCTTTCTTCATCCGAAAGATTTCAATGGAACGCTCGTCGAACTCGAACAGGTCTAG
- a CDS encoding ribonuclease J gives MTGDQELVFVALGGLGEIGMNMALYGYGPAHERRWLMVDCGVTFAGPDLPGVDIVVPDISYIEDKLDRLDGIVITHAHEDHYGALIHLWPRLKAPLYMTPFTAGLLAAKVQGEPGAGKIPVNVVKQGDRFPVGPFDVEMVAMSHSIPEPCALAIRTPAGMVVHSGDWKIDPTPGIGLPIDVERLAQLGEEGVRALICDSTNAVRDGVSPSEMDVAADLTRVIQGAKRRVAVTTFASNVARIRSIAIAAKAAERDVVVMGRSMHRAIEVATELGYMDDLPTFLSEDAYGYLPPERVVLLLTGSQGEERAALARIAAGDHRNVALSKGDLVVFSSRTIPGNEKAVNAIVNKLAEARVEIVTDRDALVHVSGHPRRGELTQLYDLLKPQALIPAHGEAMHLKAHHDLAKAHGIKNTKIARNGDLVRLSPGRLDIVDEIPVGIEVKDGMIFGDLEETGVQERRKLSFAGAIVVSVVVDARGDLVGEPQAALFGLPETDEDGDDMEDIVIDEVIHALESIPKNRRKNLDVVAESARRAARAAVRDCWGKKPLTQALVARV, from the coding sequence ATGACGGGCGATCAGGAGCTCGTATTCGTCGCGCTCGGCGGTCTCGGCGAGATCGGCATGAACATGGCGCTTTACGGTTATGGCCCCGCGCACGAGCGGCGTTGGCTGATGGTCGATTGCGGCGTGACATTTGCCGGCCCGGACCTTCCCGGTGTCGACATCGTGGTGCCGGACATCAGCTATATCGAGGACAAGCTCGACCGGCTGGACGGCATTGTGATCACCCATGCCCACGAGGATCACTACGGCGCGTTGATCCACCTCTGGCCGCGCCTGAAGGCGCCGCTCTACATGACGCCGTTCACGGCCGGATTGCTGGCCGCGAAGGTGCAAGGCGAACCGGGGGCGGGCAAGATCCCGGTCAACGTCGTGAAGCAGGGCGACCGGTTCCCCGTCGGGCCGTTCGACGTCGAGATGGTGGCGATGTCGCACTCCATCCCGGAGCCTTGCGCGCTGGCCATCCGCACGCCGGCGGGCATGGTGGTGCATTCCGGGGACTGGAAGATCGACCCGACCCCGGGCATCGGTCTTCCGATTGATGTAGAGCGACTGGCGCAGCTTGGCGAAGAGGGCGTTCGCGCGCTGATCTGCGATTCCACCAATGCGGTGCGCGACGGCGTCAGCCCCAGCGAGATGGATGTCGCTGCAGATCTGACCCGCGTGATCCAGGGGGCAAAGCGGCGTGTTGCCGTCACGACTTTCGCGTCCAATGTCGCGCGCATCCGCTCCATTGCGATCGCGGCGAAGGCGGCGGAACGCGATGTCGTCGTGATGGGGCGGTCGATGCACCGCGCCATCGAGGTCGCGACCGAGCTTGGCTATATGGACGACCTCCCCACGTTCCTGTCGGAAGATGCCTATGGCTATCTACCGCCGGAGCGGGTCGTTCTGCTTCTCACCGGAAGTCAGGGCGAGGAGCGGGCAGCTCTTGCACGGATCGCCGCCGGCGACCATCGCAATGTCGCATTGTCGAAGGGCGATCTGGTGGTGTTTTCCTCACGGACCATCCCCGGAAACGAAAAGGCCGTGAACGCGATCGTCAACAAGCTTGCCGAAGCGCGCGTCGAGATCGTGACGGACCGGGATGCGCTGGTGCATGTCTCGGGCCATCCGCGTCGGGGAGAGCTCACACAGCTCTATGATCTGCTCAAGCCACAGGCGTTGATTCCGGCGCATGGCGAGGCAATGCATCTCAAGGCGCATCACGATCTTGCCAAGGCGCATGGGATCAAGAACACGAAGATCGCGCGCAACGGCGATCTGGTTCGTCTGTCTCCGGGCCGACTTGATATCGTCGATGAGATCCCTGTCGGTATCGAGGTCAAGGACGGGATGATCTTCGGAGATCTTGAGGAGACCGGGGTCCAGGAACGGCGCAAGCTGTCTTTTGCCGGCGCGATTGTCGTGTCTGTCGTCGTCGACGCGCGTGGCGACCTTGTCGGCGAGCCGCAGGCAGCGCTCTTCGGCTTGCCGGAAACCGATGAAGACGGCGACGATATGGAAGACATCGTGATCGACGAGGTCATCCACGCCCTGGAGAGCATTCCGAAAAACCGGCGCAAGAACCTCGACGTCGTGGCCGAATCCGCCCGCCGGGCTGCGCGTGCCGCGGTTCGCGATTGCTGGGGCAAAAAACCCCTGACCCAGGCGCTCGTCGCGCGCGTGTGA
- a CDS encoding biotin--[acetyl-CoA-carboxylase] ligase: MGGFETVSSTNAVALDFARKGDPGNLWIVGQRQTGGRGRRGRPWVSEPGNLYASLLLIDPADPVRLAQLPLVAALALADAVDRMCGTHRLVRLKWPNDLLVDGAKISGILLEAAVLADGRRAVACGFGLNLSHHPELPDYAAADLAGLGYRVTAESGFAALAESVSLQLDRWRNEPFSGILADWISRATGIGNPIRVRLSQDELHGTFVGLDEEGRLLLRGEDGSMTTISAGDVFF; this comes from the coding sequence GTGGGCGGCTTCGAGACGGTTTCCTCGACCAACGCCGTTGCACTCGATTTCGCCCGGAAGGGCGATCCGGGAAACCTCTGGATTGTCGGGCAACGTCAGACCGGGGGGCGGGGCCGTCGCGGTCGTCCGTGGGTGTCGGAGCCGGGCAATCTCTATGCCTCGCTGTTGCTGATCGATCCGGCCGATCCCGTGCGGCTTGCACAGCTTCCCCTGGTTGCGGCACTCGCGCTTGCGGATGCGGTTGACCGGATGTGTGGTACGCATCGGCTGGTGCGGCTGAAGTGGCCAAATGACCTCCTTGTGGATGGTGCGAAAATCTCCGGTATCCTGCTCGAAGCTGCCGTTCTTGCCGATGGTCGCCGGGCGGTGGCCTGCGGTTTCGGCCTGAACCTGTCTCATCATCCGGAGTTGCCTGACTATGCGGCGGCGGACCTTGCAGGCCTGGGCTACCGGGTCACGGCGGAGAGCGGGTTCGCCGCTTTGGCAGAGAGTGTTTCCCTGCAGCTTGATCGTTGGAGAAACGAGCCGTTTTCGGGCATTCTCGCAGATTGGATTTCCCGGGCGACGGGGATCGGCAACCCGATCCGTGTCCGCCTGAGCCAGGATGAACTTCACGGAACCTTCGTCGGTCTCGACGAAGAGGGGCGTCTTTTGTTGCGCGGCGAGGATGGGTCGATGACGACAATCTCCGCCGGCGACGTGTTTTTTTGA